A window of Aerococcus urinae contains these coding sequences:
- the rpe gene encoding ribulose-phosphate 3-epimerase: protein MSEILICPSMMCAKFGNLHDEVKELDEAGADVFHMDIMDGQFVPNFAMGIQDYEYIRSVTDKKMDAHLMIMNPGNYIDLFADLGANIIYIHPEADLHPTRTLAKIKDRGILAGIAINPGTSVESVKELLYLADVVMVMSVNPGFAGQKYLPFIDNKIHELVDLKANYQFKLSIDGAISEERIKTLSKVGVDAFILGTSALFGKDASYKELIQKYKSFK, encoded by the coding sequence ATGTCTGAAATTTTAATTTGCCCATCAATGATGTGTGCAAAATTTGGTAATTTGCATGATGAGGTTAAAGAACTCGATGAGGCAGGTGCCGATGTTTTCCATATGGATATCATGGATGGTCAATTTGTGCCCAATTTTGCCATGGGAATTCAAGATTATGAATATATTCGCTCGGTTACTGATAAGAAGATGGATGCCCATCTCATGATTATGAATCCAGGGAATTATATCGATTTATTTGCTGACCTAGGAGCTAATATCATATATATTCACCCGGAAGCCGACCTGCATCCTACGCGTACGCTAGCTAAAATAAAAGATCGCGGAATATTGGCAGGGATTGCTATTAATCCAGGAACATCGGTTGAATCTGTTAAAGAATTACTGTATTTAGCTGATGTTGTCATGGTAATGAGTGTTAATCCTGGTTTTGCAGGGCAAAAGTACCTACCTTTTATTGATAATAAAATCCATGAATTAGTAGATTTAAAAGCGAATTATCAATTTAAATTATCTATTGATGGTGCAATCTCTGAAGAACGGATTAAAACTTTAAGCAAAGTGGGTGTTGATGCATTTATTTTAGGAACTTCTGCATTGTTTGGCAAAGACGCTAGTTATAAAGAACTCATTCAAAAATATAAAAGTTTTAAATAG
- a CDS encoding flavocytochrome c produces MADIKDAYDVIVIGSGGAGMTAAITAHDLGLETIIFEKTDKIGGNTNKASSGMNASETSYQKAAGVDDKKEDFFEETLKGGHGTNHQDLLHYFVDHSDQAIDWLADLEIVLDNLTITGGMSKPRTHRPHDGSAVGGYLVKGLKANVDKREISVITQADVQEILLDQGQVGGVKVEIDDQVREIKSQAVIIASGGFGANAKLVEAARPELAGYVTTSGPGITGDGILMAQDLGAGTVDMDQIQVHPTVHQEEGILIGEAVRGEGAILVDGQGQRFTNELGTRDVVSQAITDLPDHKARLIFDQGVRDRAKAIEFYAAKGYVTEGDDLTELAEKIALPAEKLVQTVADYNQGIAEEKDEFGRTTGLHALDQAPYYAIEIAPGVHYTMGGLSIDQDGRVLKTDGSGYIPGLYACGEVVGGLHGSNRIGGNSIAEIIVFGRLAGQRAAEAVKDKA; encoded by the coding sequence ATGGCAGACATAAAAGATGCTTACGATGTAATTGTTATCGGTTCCGGGGGTGCGGGGATGACGGCTGCCATTACCGCCCATGACCTGGGGCTCGAGACTATTATCTTTGAAAAAACGGACAAAATCGGTGGGAATACCAATAAGGCTTCCAGTGGGATGAATGCTAGTGAAACTAGCTATCAAAAGGCGGCTGGCGTGGACGATAAGAAGGAAGATTTCTTTGAAGAGACCCTCAAAGGGGGACACGGGACTAATCACCAAGACCTGCTCCATTATTTTGTTGATCATTCGGACCAAGCCATTGATTGGTTGGCTGATTTAGAGATTGTGTTGGATAATTTGACCATTACTGGTGGCATGTCCAAGCCTCGGACCCACCGCCCTCATGATGGTTCAGCGGTAGGCGGTTACCTGGTCAAAGGATTGAAAGCCAATGTGGACAAGCGGGAGATTTCTGTTATTACCCAGGCGGATGTCCAAGAAATTTTACTTGACCAAGGCCAAGTTGGCGGGGTTAAGGTTGAAATCGACGATCAAGTCCGTGAGATCAAGAGTCAAGCAGTCATTATTGCCTCTGGTGGTTTTGGAGCCAATGCTAAACTGGTTGAAGCAGCTCGTCCGGAACTTGCCGGTTATGTGACCACTTCTGGACCGGGGATTACCGGAGACGGAATCCTCATGGCTCAAGATCTTGGCGCTGGAACGGTTGATATGGACCAAATCCAAGTCCACCCGACTGTTCACCAAGAGGAAGGGATTTTGATCGGCGAAGCGGTCCGCGGCGAAGGAGCCATCTTGGTTGACGGTCAAGGCCAACGTTTTACCAATGAATTGGGGACTCGAGATGTGGTTTCCCAGGCTATTACCGATCTCCCTGACCACAAGGCGCGTTTGATCTTTGACCAGGGCGTACGTGACCGGGCTAAGGCGATTGAATTCTACGCTGCCAAGGGTTATGTGACTGAGGGAGACGATTTAACTGAATTAGCTGAAAAGATCGCTTTGCCAGCAGAAAAACTCGTTCAAACTGTGGCAGACTATAACCAAGGTATCGCTGAAGAAAAAGACGAGTTCGGGCGCACAACCGGTTTACATGCTCTTGATCAAGCCCCTTACTATGCCATTGAAATTGCCCCTGGCGTTCACTACACCATGGGCGGCTTAAGCATTGACCAAGACGGTCGGGTCCTTAAGACAGATGGCAGTGGCTACATTCCAGGACTCTACGCCTGCGGGGAAGTCGTGGGTGGCTTGCACGGGTCTAACCGGATCGGTGGCAATTCCATTGCTGAAATCATTGTCTTTGGTCGCTTAGCTGGTCAAAGGGCGGCTGAAGCGGTGAAAGATAAAGCCTGA
- a CDS encoding anion permease → MTEKQSSLAQLDYKKIAIPILIGLLLWFLPIKPDALSDQAWHLFAIFVGTIVGCILQPLPIGAVSLLGLTTIFLTKTLKADVALSGFTSSTVWLIVMAFFLSRGFIKTGLGNRIAYHFVKRFGKSTLGLMYSLLGVDLIVAPATPSNTARAGGIMFPIVRSLAETFQSYPNEPSRKRMGSYLIYTLWQGNIVTSAMFLTAVASNPLAQELANGAGIEVTWVKYFIATLVPGLIALLVIPWIIFKIYPPEIKETPDAPAWAEKQLSEIGAMTAAEKWMLGIFAGALVMWVLAGTINVSATTTAFLAVAALILSGVLTWNDIKKESGAWDTLVWFGILVMMATQLNETGFIPWLSDNIAQAVGGLPWIVTIIVLCLANHYLHYLFASTTAHVSAVYLAFLTVAVAAGVPPMFAAIMLIWASNTMSSTTHYANGPSPILSGSGYVTQQEWWKNSAIISLAYFVIFFGIGAGWLFLIGMV, encoded by the coding sequence ATGACTGAGAAACAAAGCTCACTGGCGCAACTTGATTATAAAAAAATTGCTATCCCTATTCTTATTGGCCTGTTACTTTGGTTCCTTCCTATAAAACCAGATGCTCTTTCAGACCAAGCCTGGCATTTATTTGCTATTTTTGTAGGAACGATTGTTGGATGTATCTTACAACCTTTACCTATTGGAGCAGTATCCTTATTAGGTTTAACCACGATTTTTCTAACCAAGACCTTAAAGGCAGATGTTGCCCTATCTGGTTTTACCTCATCAACGGTTTGGCTGATCGTGATGGCTTTCTTCCTATCCCGTGGTTTTATTAAAACGGGTTTAGGTAATCGGATTGCCTATCACTTTGTCAAACGCTTTGGGAAGAGTACTTTAGGCTTAATGTATTCTTTACTGGGTGTTGATTTAATTGTAGCTCCTGCGACACCAAGTAACACGGCTCGGGCTGGTGGGATTATGTTCCCCATTGTCCGTTCTCTAGCAGAAACTTTTCAGTCTTATCCTAACGAACCTTCACGTAAGCGAATGGGTTCCTACTTAATTTATACCCTATGGCAAGGAAATATCGTGACCTCAGCTATGTTCCTTACCGCAGTGGCTTCTAACCCATTAGCTCAAGAATTAGCTAATGGTGCCGGGATCGAAGTCACTTGGGTGAAGTACTTTATTGCTACCCTAGTCCCTGGCTTGATTGCCTTACTAGTTATTCCTTGGATCATCTTTAAGATCTATCCACCAGAAATTAAAGAAACCCCTGACGCACCGGCATGGGCAGAGAAGCAATTATCTGAGATTGGTGCCATGACTGCTGCTGAAAAATGGATGCTAGGTATTTTTGCTGGGGCCCTAGTGATGTGGGTTTTAGCAGGAACCATTAATGTCAGTGCGACAACCACCGCTTTTCTGGCTGTAGCTGCTTTAATCCTATCAGGCGTGTTGACTTGGAATGACATAAAAAAAGAAAGTGGCGCTTGGGATACCTTAGTGTGGTTTGGAATTTTAGTGATGATGGCAACTCAATTGAACGAAACTGGATTTATTCCTTGGTTAAGTGATAATATTGCTCAAGCAGTAGGCGGCTTACCTTGGATTGTTACGATCATTGTTCTTTGTCTAGCTAACCACTATCTCCATTACCTATTTGCAAGTACCACTGCTCATGTGAGTGCAGTCTACTTAGCCTTCCTGACCGTTGCTGTAGCGGCTGGCGTACCACCAATGTTTGCAGCGATTATGCTCATCTGGGCAAGTAATACCATGTCTTCAACGACTCACTATGCCAATGGACCTTCACCAATCTTATCTGGGTCAGGCTACGTTACCCAACAAGAATGGTGGAAGAATAGTGCGATTATCTCCTTAGCTTATTTCGTCATATTCTTTGGTATCGGTGCGGGTTGGCTATTCTTAATCGGCATGGTTTAA
- a CDS encoding class II fumarate hydratase: MTEEFRIEHDSMGEIKVPADHYWGAVTQRSKQNFLIGTELMPEMVLRPLINIKKAEAQANRDIDNLDAKKAEYIVKAADKALALEDIHSEFPLRVWQTGSGTQTNMNANEVLANIGNELAGEKLLHPNDDVNKGQSSNDVFPAAMQIGFYEGIHSDVIPAVDRFIETLQKLEDKYKDKIKVGRTHLQDATPVTFGQEVSGWKTMMIKDKQMIEEASAHLLELPLGGTATGTGLNCPEGLDVKACQYLADNYGHDYTAAENKFYGMTSKGQISQAHAALRTLAEDMLKVANDVRFLASGPRCGIGELIIPSNEPGSSIMPGKVNPTQAEAMTMVSTQVMGNDQVIAIAASQGYFELNTYMPLIINNCAQSVSLLGSAIDSFNHMCVAGIEVDHEKMDHYLEISLMNVTKLSPVIGYEKAAEIAKHAHKNKQSLKEASHDLGYLDDEEFDKIMRFEDMV; the protein is encoded by the coding sequence ATGACTGAAGAATTTCGTATTGAACATGACTCAATGGGGGAAATTAAGGTACCAGCCGATCATTATTGGGGAGCGGTTACGCAAAGAAGTAAGCAAAATTTCTTAATTGGGACAGAGCTTATGCCAGAAATGGTCTTAAGACCTTTGATTAATATCAAAAAAGCAGAAGCTCAAGCCAATCGTGACATTGATAACCTAGACGCTAAAAAGGCAGAATATATTGTCAAAGCGGCTGATAAAGCCTTAGCCTTAGAAGATATTCATAGTGAGTTTCCACTACGAGTATGGCAAACAGGGTCAGGAACTCAAACCAATATGAACGCCAACGAAGTCTTAGCTAATATCGGTAATGAACTGGCAGGAGAAAAATTACTCCACCCTAACGATGACGTTAACAAGGGCCAAAGTTCTAATGATGTTTTCCCAGCTGCTATGCAAATTGGCTTCTATGAAGGAATTCATAGTGACGTTATTCCAGCCGTAGATCGCTTCATCGAAACTTTACAAAAGTTAGAAGATAAATATAAAGACAAAATTAAAGTTGGCCGTACTCACTTACAAGATGCTACCCCAGTAACCTTTGGCCAAGAAGTAAGTGGTTGGAAGACCATGATGATTAAAGATAAACAAATGATTGAAGAGGCTTCCGCCCATCTGCTAGAACTCCCTCTAGGGGGCACCGCAACAGGAACAGGCTTGAACTGTCCTGAAGGCTTAGATGTCAAAGCTTGTCAATACTTAGCGGATAACTATGGTCACGACTATACAGCAGCAGAAAATAAATTCTACGGCATGACCTCCAAGGGGCAAATTTCTCAAGCCCATGCGGCATTAAGAACCCTAGCAGAAGATATGCTTAAAGTAGCCAATGATGTTCGCTTCTTAGCCAGCGGTCCACGTTGCGGTATTGGCGAATTAATTATTCCATCTAATGAGCCTGGGTCTTCCATTATGCCTGGTAAGGTCAACCCAACCCAAGCAGAAGCCATGACCATGGTATCTACCCAAGTGATGGGGAACGACCAAGTCATTGCTATTGCTGCTTCACAAGGTTACTTTGAATTAAATACCTACATGCCATTAATTATTAATAACTGTGCTCAAAGTGTCAGTCTCTTAGGATCAGCAATTGATTCCTTTAACCACATGTGTGTGGCAGGGATTGAAGTTGACCATGAAAAGATGGACCACTATTTAGAAATTTCACTAATGAATGTGACTAAGTTGTCACCAGTGATTGGCTATGAAAAAGCTGCTGAAATCGCTAAACATGCCCACAAGAATAAACAAAGTCTTAAAGAAGCTTCACATGATTTAGGTTACTTGGATGATGAAGAATTCGATAAGATTATGCGCTTTGAAGATATGGTATAG
- a CDS encoding TetR/AcrR family transcriptional regulator, with the protein MPLAKDKIITAYYDLVVESRSPDISVDQIIKKSGTSRSTFYRNFLDKYDVMNQVFLVDYKKDKPQTIDQVSPFIDSVIKTLEQKSDYYQLILTVSNTNDFYNYLYHFIYNWFKQAFSKQTKPPFQNTDINFVSRYTASAITYTITQWLKNDQNLPGSQLSKSLYDSLPLHLLKETSNV; encoded by the coding sequence GTGCCATTAGCAAAAGATAAAATTATTACAGCTTATTATGATTTAGTCGTCGAAAGCAGGTCTCCTGATATCAGTGTGGATCAAATCATTAAAAAAAGCGGCACCAGCCGCTCGACCTTTTACCGCAATTTTTTAGATAAATATGATGTGATGAACCAAGTTTTCTTAGTGGATTATAAAAAAGACAAGCCCCAGACCATCGACCAAGTCAGCCCCTTTATTGATAGCGTCATAAAAACTTTAGAGCAAAAATCTGATTATTATCAACTCATCCTTACCGTAAGTAACACAAACGATTTCTATAACTATCTCTATCACTTTATTTATAACTGGTTTAAGCAGGCATTTTCAAAGCAGACTAAGCCACCCTTTCAAAATACGGATATCAACTTTGTTTCCCGCTATACCGCTTCAGCAATAACCTATACCATTACCCAATGGCTTAAAAATGACCAAAATCTACCCGGAAGTCAGCTGAGTAAATCACTTTATGATTCCCTTCCCCTTCATCTGCTTAAGGAGACTAGCAATGTTTAG
- a CDS encoding LysR family transcriptional regulator, producing the protein MRTQDLIYFLHLCDSKSFTTTAEEMDVSQPTVSQALKRLEEEFKTSFFLRKRGNNIMKLTESGELFRHQAKKILDIVAESKELIVQSENQEVKLGVPPIIGATLLPIFLPELVKFSENINIIEKDGSRTIYQLLRKGEVDMALVGFSKPFVADNSPLKAGLIVQDSFDVFVSANHPLAEKKEIILSDLSDQTFVSLGTGYVQNKVFLKWAKKNGIEDSNIFYTNEVATAKSFVKANVGAMMLVDMATSANDGLVKLQIKDVTMPDFYIYLLARQSATGCLQDKVYQKIADIAKKEFPKKLYHD; encoded by the coding sequence ATGCGTACCCAAGATTTAATTTATTTTCTCCACCTATGTGACAGTAAGAGCTTTACCACAACTGCAGAAGAAATGGACGTTTCACAACCTACTGTTTCTCAAGCGCTTAAGCGGCTAGAGGAGGAGTTTAAGACATCCTTCTTTTTACGCAAGCGGGGGAATAATATCATGAAGTTAACAGAAAGTGGTGAACTCTTCCGCCACCAAGCAAAAAAAATACTGGACATTGTTGCTGAAAGTAAAGAGCTAATTGTCCAAAGTGAAAATCAGGAAGTAAAATTAGGAGTGCCTCCTATCATTGGCGCTACCTTGTTGCCGATTTTTCTTCCTGAACTGGTTAAATTCTCGGAGAATATTAATATCATCGAAAAAGATGGGTCGCGGACGATTTACCAACTTTTACGTAAGGGAGAAGTTGATATGGCTCTGGTGGGCTTTTCCAAACCTTTTGTCGCAGATAATTCGCCTCTGAAGGCCGGACTTATCGTTCAAGATTCTTTTGATGTTTTTGTTAGTGCCAATCATCCCTTAGCGGAGAAAAAAGAAATTATTTTATCTGATCTCAGCGATCAAACTTTTGTGTCTCTGGGAACGGGCTATGTGCAAAATAAGGTTTTTCTCAAGTGGGCTAAGAAAAATGGCATTGAAGATAGTAATATTTTTTATACCAATGAAGTAGCAACTGCCAAATCATTCGTTAAAGCCAATGTTGGGGCTATGATGCTAGTGGATATGGCAACTTCTGCTAATGACGGCTTAGTGAAACTACAAATTAAAGACGTGACCATGCCTGATTTTTATATTTACTTGCTGGCTCGTCAGTCAGCTACTGGTTGCTTACAGGACAAGGTGTACCAAAAGATAGCAGATATCGCTAAAAAGGAATTTCCTAAAAAACTCTACCATGACTAA
- a CDS encoding MerR family transcriptional regulator, translating into MAEKQLRRSRAVFPIGTVMKLTDLTARQIRYYEEQKLIAPHRTDTNRRMYSLNDVDRLLDIKDYLDDGYSIQMIYKIYNEPKDVTHESKQLTEDDVRRILYNEFLAAGGFDNVPGEKPRF; encoded by the coding sequence ATGGCAGAGAAACAATTACGGCGGTCACGGGCGGTCTTTCCGATTGGGACAGTGATGAAGTTAACCGATCTCACCGCGCGTCAAATTCGTTATTATGAGGAGCAAAAGTTAATTGCCCCCCACCGCACCGATACCAATCGGCGGATGTATTCCTTGAATGATGTGGACCGTTTACTGGATATTAAGGATTACCTTGATGATGGCTATAGTATCCAGATGATTTATAAAATTTATAATGAACCCAAAGATGTGACCCATGAAAGTAAGCAATTAACTGAGGATGATGTCCGTCGTATTCTTTATAATGAGTTTCTCGCCGCCGGAGGCTTTGATAACGTTCCGGGAGAGAAACCGCGCTTTTAA
- a CDS encoding MalY/PatB family protein produces MNKADLIVDRRGTQTTKWGQLENVFGDSDLIPLWIADMDFATAPEIKEVLHDYVEQNQYGYAPVRPEYYQAIIDWTRKHFDYDTEKDWYFYTPGVCTGIAYVLVALLNEGDKVLIQNPVYNPFRTVVEEANRTLVMQDLLGDDETGYTIDFEALEKAFKEDDIKALLFCSPQNPTGRVWTEAELKQVVALCKQYDVLLISDEIHRDFVWQGHHHIAIDKLAQDQDFDQVITLTAGSKTFNLAQFSHSLMIVRDPDLRAKIQAFYDKLHLNNPGSPAGYLALEAAYRHGEDWLETIKEIIYQNYQNLRKTLKEALPEVKIADLQATYLMWIDLGAYVPSKDLKHVVQDKARLAVNYGQTYWPTKANDTHIRINLGTDPALIEQAGKNLVQAIKDYQAEH; encoded by the coding sequence ATGAATAAAGCAGATTTAATCGTAGATAGAAGAGGGACCCAAACCACCAAGTGGGGGCAGTTAGAGAATGTCTTTGGGGACAGTGATTTGATTCCTTTGTGGATCGCGGACATGGACTTTGCTACCGCACCAGAAATTAAAGAAGTTCTCCACGACTATGTGGAACAAAACCAATACGGCTATGCCCCCGTGCGTCCGGAATACTACCAAGCTATTATTGACTGGACCAGGAAACACTTCGACTATGATACTGAAAAAGACTGGTACTTCTATACCCCTGGGGTCTGTACCGGGATTGCCTATGTCTTAGTGGCTCTCTTAAACGAAGGTGACAAGGTTCTGATCCAAAATCCAGTTTATAATCCCTTCCGGACCGTGGTTGAAGAAGCCAACCGCACCCTGGTCATGCAAGACCTCTTAGGTGACGATGAAACCGGCTACACTATCGACTTTGAAGCCCTAGAAAAAGCCTTCAAGGAAGACGATATCAAGGCACTCCTCTTCTGTTCCCCGCAAAACCCAACTGGTCGGGTGTGGACGGAAGCTGAACTCAAGCAAGTGGTTGCCCTCTGTAAGCAATATGACGTCTTACTGATTTCTGATGAAATCCACCGCGACTTTGTCTGGCAAGGTCACCACCATATCGCCATCGATAAGCTGGCCCAAGACCAGGACTTTGACCAAGTGATTACCCTGACAGCGGGTTCTAAGACCTTTAACTTGGCCCAGTTCAGTCACTCCTTGATGATCGTTCGTGATCCGGACTTACGGGCGAAGATCCAAGCCTTTTACGACAAGTTACACTTGAATAACCCGGGCTCGCCAGCAGGCTACCTGGCCTTAGAAGCGGCTTACCGTCACGGGGAAGATTGGCTGGAGACCATTAAGGAAATCATTTACCAAAACTACCAAAACTTGCGAAAGACCCTCAAGGAAGCCTTACCTGAAGTGAAGATCGCTGACTTACAAGCCACTTACTTAATGTGGATTGACCTAGGCGCCTATGTGCCAAGTAAGGACCTCAAGCATGTGGTTCAAGATAAGGCCAGACTAGCGGTCAACTACGGGCAAACTTACTGGCCCACCAAAGCCAACGATACCCATATCCGCATTAACCTGGGGACCGATCCGGCCTTAATTGAGCAAGCTGGCAAGAACTTGGTTCAAGCCATTAAAGACTATCAAGCTGAACATTAA
- a CDS encoding helix-turn-helix domain-containing protein — protein MRSNRKHSPAELAKYIHLYEEGTSYAELCDQYGLSIHSSVFREYYLKYLEHGFAGLESQTKNNSYSEKFKQNVVQEYLNTDISITKIARKYNIPSFSTVRNWITKYTKREELKGYHPKPEVYTMKSQKKTYQEKVDIVKDFLETGMSYKETAEKHKVSYNNVYSWVQKYKKYGPDGLIDSRGRRKPMSIQNEEEKLRTELAALKARNEYLETENAALKKLKEVERELMSDGQNIKQSSKQSKN, from the coding sequence ATGCGTTCAAATAGAAAGCATTCACCAGCAGAGTTGGCTAAATATATCCATCTTTATGAAGAAGGAACTTCCTATGCCGAGCTTTGTGATCAATATGGTCTCTCAATTCATTCATCTGTCTTTAGAGAATATTATCTCAAATATCTAGAACATGGCTTTGCAGGGCTGGAATCACAGACAAAGAATAATTCTTATAGTGAAAAGTTTAAGCAGAACGTCGTTCAAGAATACTTGAATACAGACATCTCAATTACAAAAATTGCTAGAAAATACAATATCCCTAGCTTTTCTACTGTAAGGAATTGGATTACTAAGTATACTAAAAGGGAAGAATTAAAGGGCTACCACCCTAAACCCGAGGTGTATACAATGAAAAGCCAAAAGAAAACCTATCAGGAAAAAGTTGATATTGTTAAAGATTTTCTTGAAACAGGAATGTCTTATAAAGAGACTGCTGAAAAACATAAAGTTTCCTACAATAATGTTTACTCATGGGTCCAAAAGTATAAGAAATATGGTCCCGATGGGCTCATTGATAGTAGAGGACGCCGCAAACCGATGAGTATTCAAAATGAAGAAGAGAAGTTACGTACAGAATTAGCTGCGCTTAAAGCACGTAATGAATACTTAGAAACGGAAAATGCTGCTCTAAAAAAATTGAAAGAAGTGGAAAGAGAGTTGATGTCCGACGGACAAAATATCAAGCAGAGTTCAAAACAATCGAAAAATTAA
- a CDS encoding IS3 family transposase: MTFLCHSLGVSRSAYYKWLDREPSKTEQRLQWLMTLIQEAYDKYEGIYGYRRITIYLNHFKNARVNHKCVYRLMKLMGLKSVIRRRRYHYKKSKPQHVAENVLNREFDKDYEPMQVLLTDITEFKYGYNYSYKAYLSAILDYGANKIIAFKLSQRNNNQLVKDTIVQVEEELIPTETLLHSDRGFQYTSHFFKRFVDEKQLIQSMSRVGKCIDNGPMENFWGIIKEEMYRLKTYESFEQLEEDIKRYIEFYNTERVTLDMGLKIPA, translated from the coding sequence ATAACATTCTTATGCCATTCGCTAGGTGTCAGTAGATCTGCTTATTATAAATGGCTCGACCGAGAGCCATCCAAGACAGAACAACGTTTACAGTGGCTAATGACTTTAATTCAAGAAGCTTATGATAAATATGAGGGCATCTATGGTTATCGTCGAATCACCATTTATCTTAATCACTTTAAGAATGCGCGGGTCAATCATAAGTGTGTCTATCGTCTCATGAAATTAATGGGTTTAAAATCTGTTATTCGCCGTAGGCGATATCACTACAAAAAAAGTAAGCCTCAGCACGTTGCAGAAAATGTGTTGAACCGTGAATTTGATAAAGATTATGAACCGATGCAGGTGTTGTTGACGGATATTACAGAGTTTAAATATGGCTATAACTATAGTTACAAAGCGTATTTAAGTGCGATTCTTGATTACGGAGCCAATAAGATTATTGCTTTTAAATTATCACAAAGGAATAACAATCAACTTGTTAAAGATACGATTGTTCAAGTAGAAGAAGAACTTATCCCTACAGAAACCCTCTTGCACAGTGACCGTGGTTTCCAATATACTTCGCATTTCTTTAAGCGTTTTGTTGACGAAAAACAGTTAATTCAAAGTATGTCTCGCGTAGGAAAATGTATTGATAACGGACCAATGGAAAATTTCTGGGGCATTATTAAAGAAGAGATGTATCGGTTGAAAACTTATGAAAGCTTTGAACAACTTGAAGAAGATATTAAACGCTACATCGAATTTTATAACACCGAACGTGTCACACTGGATATGGGCCTTAAAATTCCAGCTTAA